The sequence GGAATTGCCCCGGCTTGCCTGTGTACGTGGGAATCCTTACCCGGCTTGTCCAGTTCGTAGGCATGGCTGGAATGTTTTAATGTGCCTACACACAGGCCTTGTCCAGTGAAATAGCGCACAAGCCCGGCCACCAAAGTGGTTTTGCCAGCACCGGGCTGGCCGATGATTTGAACAATAGTCTGCATGGGGTATCCTTCAACGGCACTTTAACCGCTTTGGCTGTTTTCATCCGTGTCCACAGGTTCATAATAGGTTCCCAGGGCACAGGGCCTGCACAGGATCTGATTATTTTTAAACACTTCTTTTTTATCCCTGACCACAATGCCGCATTGGGCGCATACAGCCTTAAACCGTGTGGGGCCGGGCATATCCGAGACAGGAACATTTACGGTTACCTGGGTAACCGTAAACAAATCAGACTCATCCATAATTTTATAGGCTTCAAGCTGGGCAAGTCTTGGATCTTCAATGTGAGGCATTAACTCCAAGGCAAGGTCCCGGGCTGTTTCCGTGGAAACGATTCTGAATGCCTTTCCGGTTTCAAGGTTTACAAAGGTGGCCGCCATGATACCGTTGTCAATGAATTTTAAGGACCGTCTGCCAAGCTTTACGCCGGTGACATAGGAAATGGCGTCCGTGGCACA is a genomic window of uncultured Desulfobacter sp. containing:
- a CDS encoding FmdE family protein, producing MKDFNTLLEGSAKAHGHLCSGQVIGVRMAMLGCRLIGLDEPATLPQIKKIIVYVEIDRCATDAISYVTGVKLGRRSLKFIDNGIMAATFVNLETGKAFRIVSTETARDLALELMPHIEDPRLAQLEAYKIMDESDLFTVTQVTVNVPVSDMPGPTRFKAVCAQCGIVVRDKKEVFKNNQILCRPCALGTYYEPVDTDENSQSG